The Streptomyces sp. P9-A4 genome contains a region encoding:
- a CDS encoding ABC transporter ATP-binding protein encodes MLIRLLRTHLGPYRKPIALLVLLQFLQTCASLYLPTLNADIIDNGVVDGDTGYILRFGALMVGVSVVQVVCNIGAVYYGARTAAALGRDVRGAVFDRVQSFSARELGHFGAPSLITRTTNDVQQIQMLVLMAFTLMVSAPIMCVGGIVMALGQDVPLSGVLLAVVPVLAVSVSLIVRRMRPLFRTMQTRLDTVNRVLREQITGNRVIRAFVKDGYEEERFRGANADLTDVSMATGRLMALMFPTVMTVVNVSSVAVVWFGAHRIDSGGMQIGALTAFLAYLMQIVMAVMMATFMFMMVPRAEVCAERIEEVLSTESSVVPPADPVRTLDRRGHLEVRSADFRYPGAEESVLRNVGLVARPGETTAIIGSTGSGKSTLLGLVPRLFDATGGEVLVDGVDVRKLDPELMARTVGLVPQKPYLFSGTVATNLRYGKPDATDEELWRALETAQAADFVRKLENGLDAPIAQGGTNVSGGQRQRIAIARTLVQRPEIYLFDDSFSALDYETDALLRAALAEETAESTVVIVAQRVSTIRDADRIVVLDAGRVVGTGRHHELMADNETYREIVLSQLTEAEAA; translated from the coding sequence GTGCTCATAAGACTTCTCCGAACCCACCTCGGGCCCTACCGAAAACCGATCGCACTGCTCGTCCTGCTGCAGTTCCTGCAGACCTGCGCGAGCCTCTACCTGCCGACCCTGAACGCGGACATCATCGACAACGGTGTCGTCGACGGGGACACCGGCTACATCCTGCGGTTCGGCGCCCTGATGGTCGGCGTGTCCGTCGTCCAGGTCGTCTGCAACATCGGGGCCGTGTACTACGGCGCCCGGACCGCCGCCGCCCTGGGCCGGGACGTGCGCGGCGCGGTCTTCGACCGGGTGCAGTCCTTCTCGGCGCGGGAGCTGGGGCACTTCGGCGCGCCCTCGCTGATCACCCGTACGACCAATGACGTGCAGCAGATCCAGATGCTCGTCCTGATGGCGTTCACCCTGATGGTCTCCGCGCCCATCATGTGTGTCGGCGGCATCGTGATGGCCCTCGGCCAGGACGTGCCGCTCTCGGGCGTGCTGCTCGCCGTGGTGCCTGTCCTCGCCGTCTCCGTCTCGCTGATCGTGCGGCGGATGCGACCGCTCTTCCGGACCATGCAGACGCGTCTCGACACGGTGAACCGGGTGCTGCGCGAGCAGATCACCGGCAACCGCGTCATCCGCGCCTTCGTGAAGGACGGGTACGAGGAGGAGCGGTTCCGCGGCGCCAACGCGGACCTGACCGATGTGTCGATGGCGACCGGCCGGCTGATGGCACTGATGTTCCCGACGGTGATGACCGTCGTGAACGTCTCCAGCGTCGCCGTCGTCTGGTTCGGCGCGCACCGCATCGACAGCGGCGGGATGCAGATCGGCGCGCTGACGGCGTTCCTCGCCTATCTGATGCAGATCGTGATGGCGGTCATGATGGCCACCTTCATGTTCATGATGGTGCCGCGGGCCGAGGTCTGTGCCGAGCGCATCGAGGAGGTCCTCTCGACCGAGTCGAGCGTGGTGCCTCCGGCGGACCCGGTGAGGACGCTGGACCGGCGCGGTCATCTGGAGGTCAGGAGCGCGGACTTCCGCTACCCGGGCGCGGAGGAATCCGTCCTCAGGAACGTCGGGCTCGTGGCCCGGCCCGGGGAGACCACCGCGATCATCGGCTCCACCGGCAGCGGCAAGTCCACCCTCCTCGGACTCGTCCCCCGCCTCTTCGACGCCACCGGCGGCGAAGTCCTCGTCGACGGCGTCGACGTCCGGAAGCTCGACCCCGAGCTCATGGCCAGGACGGTGGGTCTCGTCCCCCAGAAGCCGTACCTCTTCTCCGGGACCGTCGCCACCAACCTCCGCTACGGCAAGCCCGACGCCACCGACGAAGAACTCTGGCGCGCCCTGGAGACCGCCCAGGCCGCCGACTTCGTACGGAAGCTGGAGAACGGCCTCGACGCCCCGATCGCCCAGGGCGGCACCAATGTCTCCGGCGGCCAGCGCCAGCGCATCGCCATCGCGCGGACCCTGGTGCAGCGGCCCGAGATCTATCTGTTCGACGACTCGTTCTCCGCGCTCGACTACGAGACGGACGCCCTGCTCAGGGCCGCGCTCGCCGAGGAGACGGCCGAGTCGACCGTCGTCATCGTCGCCCAGCGGGTCTCCACCATCCGCGACGCCGACCGGATCGTCGTCCTCGACGCGGGTCGGGTCGTCGGCACCGGACGGCACCACGAGCTGATGGCGGACAACGAGACGTACCGGGAGATCGTGCTCTCCCAGCTCACCGAGGCGGAGGCAGCCTGA
- a CDS encoding ABC transporter ATP-binding protein gives MAGPGGRMMAGGGPDQRSMDFKGSGKRLIKQLAPERGALWVMLIAGVLSVAASVVGPKILGKATDLVFAGVLGRQIEGGTKAEAIERLRASGDSGMADMLSGVDFTPGQGIDFSAVGDVLLVVLGVYVAAGLLMLVSTRMSIKVINRTVYRMREDVQTKLARLPLSYFDKAKRGEVLSRATNDIDNISQTLQQSMGQLINSLLTIVGVLAMMFWISPLLALVALVTVPVSVFVAAKIGKRSQPHFVQQWKSTGTLNAHVEEMYSGHTLVKVFGRQAESAKDFREQNDALYEAGFKAQFNSGVMQPVMFFVSNINYVLVAVVGGLRVASGTLSIGDVQAFIQYSRQFSMPLTQVASMANLVQSGVASAERIFELLDAEEQEPDSPTSAHPADLKGKVALEGVSFRYEADKPLIEDLSLTVEPGQTVAIVGPTGAGKTTLVNLLMRFYEVTGGRITLDGVDIAAMTRGQLRSGIGMVLQDTWLFGGTIADNIAYGATREVTREEIEEAARAAHADRFVRTLPEGYDTVIDDDGAGVSAGEKQLITIARAFLSDPVILVLDEATSSVDTRTEVLIQKAMARLADGRTSFVIAHRLSTIRDADVILVMENGSIVEQGTHEELLSSGGTYARLYAAQFAQAVAEVD, from the coding sequence ATGGCCGGTCCTGGCGGACGCATGATGGCCGGTGGCGGCCCCGACCAGCGGTCGATGGACTTCAAGGGCTCGGGCAAGCGGCTGATCAAGCAGCTGGCGCCCGAGCGCGGCGCGCTCTGGGTGATGCTCATCGCCGGTGTGCTCTCGGTGGCGGCCTCCGTGGTCGGCCCGAAGATCCTCGGCAAGGCGACCGACCTCGTCTTCGCGGGCGTCCTCGGGCGCCAGATCGAGGGCGGTACGAAGGCGGAGGCGATCGAGCGGCTGCGCGCCTCGGGCGACTCCGGCATGGCGGACATGCTGTCCGGGGTCGACTTCACGCCGGGGCAGGGGATCGACTTCTCCGCCGTCGGCGATGTGCTGCTCGTGGTCCTCGGCGTGTACGTGGCGGCGGGCCTGCTCATGCTGGTCTCCACCCGCATGTCGATCAAGGTGATCAACAGGACGGTCTACCGGATGCGGGAGGACGTCCAGACGAAGCTGGCGCGGCTCCCCCTGTCGTACTTCGACAAGGCGAAGCGCGGTGAGGTGCTGTCGCGGGCGACCAACGACATAGACAACATCTCGCAGACGCTCCAGCAGTCGATGGGGCAGCTGATCAACTCGCTGCTCACCATCGTCGGCGTGCTGGCGATGATGTTCTGGATCTCGCCGCTGCTCGCCCTGGTGGCGCTGGTGACGGTGCCGGTGTCGGTGTTCGTCGCGGCGAAGATCGGCAAGCGCTCGCAGCCGCACTTCGTGCAGCAGTGGAAGTCCACGGGCACGCTCAACGCGCACGTGGAGGAGATGTACAGCGGGCACACCCTGGTGAAGGTCTTCGGCCGGCAGGCGGAGTCCGCGAAGGACTTCCGCGAGCAGAACGACGCCCTGTACGAGGCCGGTTTCAAGGCGCAGTTCAACTCCGGCGTCATGCAGCCGGTGATGTTCTTCGTCTCGAACATCAACTACGTCCTGGTGGCCGTCGTCGGCGGTCTGCGGGTGGCGAGCGGCACGCTCTCCATCGGTGACGTGCAGGCCTTCATCCAGTACTCGCGCCAGTTCTCGATGCCGCTGACGCAGGTCGCGTCGATGGCGAACCTGGTGCAGTCGGGCGTCGCCTCGGCCGAGCGGATCTTCGAGCTGCTCGACGCCGAGGAGCAGGAGCCGGACTCCCCGACGAGCGCGCACCCGGCGGACCTCAAGGGCAAGGTCGCCCTGGAGGGCGTCTCCTTCCGCTACGAGGCCGACAAGCCGCTCATCGAGGACCTGTCGCTCACCGTGGAGCCGGGCCAGACGGTCGCGATCGTCGGCCCGACCGGCGCGGGCAAGACGACCCTGGTGAACCTGCTCATGCGGTTCTACGAGGTGACGGGCGGCCGGATCACCCTCGACGGGGTGGACATCGCCGCGATGACCCGGGGGCAGCTGCGCTCCGGGATCGGCATGGTCCTCCAGGACACCTGGCTGTTCGGCGGCACCATCGCCGACAACATCGCGTACGGCGCGACGCGCGAGGTGACCCGGGAGGAGATCGAGGAGGCGGCGCGGGCCGCGCACGCCGACCGGTTCGTCCGCACCCTGCCCGAGGGCTACGACACGGTGATCGACGACGACGGGGCGGGGGTCAGCGCGGGTGAGAAGCAGCTGATCACCATCGCGCGGGCGTTCCTCTCCGACCCGGTGATCCTGGTCCTGGACGAGGCCACCAGCTCGGTCGACACCCGTACCGAGGTGCTGATCCAGAAGGCGATGGCCCGACTCGCCGACGGGCGTACGTCGTTCGTGATCGCGCACCGGCTCTCCACGATCCGGGACGCGGACGTGATCCTGGTGATGGAGAACGGTTCGATCGTCGAACAGGGCACGCACGAGGAGCTGTTGTCGTCCGGCGGGACCTACGCCCGGCTGTACGCGGCGCAGTTCGCGCAGGCGGTCGCCGAGGTCGACTGA
- a CDS encoding RNA polymerase sigma factor — MPPQRRRPEPGGNGPSSDLFRQYLREIGRIPLLTAEEEVDLARRVEAGLFAEEKLTSTPDLDSQLAGDLDRIVVLGRIAKRRLIEANLRLVVSVAKRYVGRGLTMLDLVQEGNLGLIRAVEKFDYARGYKFSTYATWWIRQAMSRALADQARTIRVPVHVVELINRVIRVQRRMLQERGYEPTAEEVAAQLDLAPERVGEVLRLAQEPVSLHAPVGEEDDVALGDLIEDGDAASPVESAAFLLLRRHLEDVLSTLGERERKVVQLRYGLDDGRPRTLEEIGRIFGVTRERIRQIESKTLNKLRDHAYADQLRGYLD; from the coding sequence GTGCCGCCGCAGCGACGCCGGCCCGAACCCGGAGGCAACGGGCCCTCCTCCGACCTCTTCCGCCAGTACCTCCGCGAGATCGGCCGCATCCCCCTGCTCACCGCCGAGGAGGAGGTCGACCTCGCCCGCCGGGTCGAGGCCGGACTCTTCGCGGAGGAGAAGCTCACCAGCACCCCCGACCTGGACTCGCAGCTGGCCGGCGACCTCGACCGGATCGTCGTCCTCGGCCGGATCGCCAAGCGCAGGCTCATCGAGGCCAACCTCCGCCTCGTCGTCTCCGTCGCCAAACGGTACGTGGGCCGCGGCCTCACCATGCTCGACCTCGTCCAGGAGGGAAACCTCGGCCTCATCAGAGCCGTCGAGAAGTTCGACTACGCGCGCGGCTACAAGTTCTCCACGTACGCGACCTGGTGGATCCGCCAGGCGATGTCCCGGGCCCTCGCCGACCAGGCCCGGACCATCCGCGTCCCCGTGCACGTCGTCGAACTCATCAACCGGGTCATCCGCGTCCAGCGCCGGATGCTCCAGGAACGCGGCTACGAACCCACCGCCGAAGAGGTCGCCGCCCAGCTCGACCTGGCCCCCGAGCGGGTCGGCGAAGTCCTCCGCCTCGCCCAGGAACCGGTCTCCCTGCACGCCCCCGTCGGCGAGGAGGACGACGTCGCCCTCGGCGACCTCATCGAGGACGGCGACGCCGCCTCACCCGTCGAGTCCGCCGCCTTCCTGCTGCTCCGCCGCCACCTGGAGGACGTGCTCTCCACCCTCGGCGAACGCGAGCGCAAGGTCGTCCAGCTGCGCTACGGCCTCGACGACGGCAGGCCCCGCACCCTGGAGGAGATAGGCCGCATCTTCGGCGTGACCCGCGAACGCATCCGCCAGATCGAGTCCAAGACCCTCAACAAACTCCGCGACCACGCCTACGCGGACCAACTGCGCGGCTATCTGGACTAG
- the dnaG gene encoding DNA primase, with product MAGRINDDDVKAVRDAVPIDAVVSEYLQLRNAGGGNLKGLCPFHDEKSPSFQVSPSKGLFHCFGCQEGGDTIAFVMKIDHLSFSETVERLAAKAGITLRYEEGGYNPGHQRGERIRLVEAHKAATQFYVDQLDSPEAEIGRKFLAERGFDQAAAAHFAVGYSPAGWDHLTRFLRGKGFSDKELILSGLSQDGRRGPIDRFRGRLMWPIKDVGGEIVGFGARKLRDDDNGPKYLNTPETPIYKKSQVLYGIDLAKKDIAKVSRAVVVEGYTDVMACHLAGVTTAIATCGTAFGGDHIKILRRLLMDNGSARVIFTFDGDAAGQKAALRAFEDDQKFAAETYIAIAPDGMDPCDLRLAKGDPAVAELAEPRTPLFEFALRQIVKRYDLDTAGGQAAALDEAAPIVAKLKNLAVRHGVAVQLAGMLGIMDERFVVQRVSRIAQWQRDRGGRGPTADRPRRETPQIEAPAAQSGPALNLRSPAHRTERELLKLALQRPELVSPFFDAYGIDEFTAPPYAAVRQCIQDAGGTDGAPSDYLDVVREAAPNDTVRSLVTELAVEAIFAAKAVDEVYAAEQLAAVRLRAVDRRIDQLNSALKRLGAVPPEQQAAAQQEVFVLQQYKTALKTHGAGAL from the coding sequence GTGGCAGGCAGGATCAACGATGACGACGTGAAGGCGGTACGGGACGCGGTCCCGATCGACGCCGTCGTGTCCGAGTACCTCCAGCTCCGCAACGCGGGCGGCGGAAACCTCAAGGGCCTCTGCCCCTTCCACGACGAGAAGTCGCCCTCCTTCCAGGTCAGCCCCAGCAAGGGACTCTTCCACTGCTTCGGCTGCCAGGAGGGCGGCGACACCATCGCCTTCGTGATGAAGATCGACCACCTCTCCTTCTCGGAGACGGTCGAGCGCCTCGCCGCGAAGGCGGGCATCACCCTGCGGTACGAGGAAGGCGGCTACAACCCCGGCCACCAGCGCGGCGAGCGCATCCGGCTGGTCGAGGCGCACAAGGCCGCCACCCAGTTCTACGTCGACCAACTCGACTCGCCCGAGGCGGAGATCGGCCGCAAGTTCCTCGCCGAGCGCGGCTTCGACCAGGCCGCCGCCGCCCACTTCGCCGTCGGCTACTCCCCGGCCGGCTGGGACCACCTCACCCGCTTCCTGCGCGGCAAGGGCTTCTCCGACAAGGAACTCATCCTCTCCGGGCTCTCCCAGGACGGCCGCCGCGGCCCCATCGACCGCTTCCGCGGCCGCCTCATGTGGCCGATCAAGGACGTCGGCGGCGAGATCGTCGGCTTCGGCGCGCGCAAGCTCCGCGACGACGACAACGGCCCCAAGTACCTCAACACCCCCGAGACCCCGATCTACAAGAAGTCCCAGGTGCTCTACGGCATCGACCTGGCCAAGAAGGACATCGCCAAGGTCAGCCGGGCCGTCGTCGTCGAGGGCTACACCGACGTCATGGCCTGCCACCTCGCCGGGGTCACCACCGCCATCGCCACCTGCGGCACCGCCTTCGGCGGCGACCACATCAAGATCCTCCGCCGCCTCCTCATGGACAACGGCTCGGCCCGCGTCATCTTCACCTTCGACGGCGACGCCGCCGGCCAGAAGGCCGCCCTGCGCGCTTTCGAGGACGACCAGAAGTTCGCCGCCGAGACGTACATCGCCATCGCCCCCGACGGCATGGACCCCTGCGACCTGAGGCTCGCCAAGGGCGACCCGGCCGTCGCGGAACTGGCCGAACCCCGCACCCCGCTCTTCGAGTTCGCCCTCCGTCAGATCGTGAAGCGGTACGACCTCGACACCGCGGGAGGCCAGGCCGCCGCGCTGGACGAGGCCGCCCCGATCGTCGCGAAGCTCAAGAACCTGGCCGTACGGCACGGCGTCGCGGTTCAGCTCGCCGGCATGCTCGGCATCATGGACGAGCGGTTCGTCGTCCAGCGGGTGAGCCGGATCGCCCAGTGGCAGCGGGACCGCGGCGGACGCGGCCCGACAGCCGACCGGCCGCGCCGCGAGACGCCGCAGATCGAGGCACCGGCGGCGCAGTCCGGTCCCGCGCTCAACCTGCGCAGCCCCGCCCACCGCACCGAGCGGGAACTCCTCAAGCTGGCGCTCCAGCGCCCCGAGCTGGTCTCGCCGTTCTTCGACGCCTACGGCATCGACGAGTTCACCGCACCGCCCTACGCGGCCGTCCGCCAGTGCATCCAGGACGCCGGCGGCACCGACGGCGCCCCCTCCGACTACCTCGACGTCGTCCGCGAAGCCGCGCCCAACGACACGGTCCGTTCCCTCGTCACCGAACTCGCCGTCGAAGCGATCTTCGCGGCCAAGGCGGTCGACGAGGTCTACGCGGCCGAACAGCTCGCCGCCGTCCGGCTCCGTGCCGTCGACCGCCGTATCGACCAGCTGAACTCCGCCCTGAAGCGCCTGGGCGCGGTGCCCCCGGAGCAGCAGGCCGCCGCACAGCAGGAGGTCTTCGTCCTCCAGCAGTACAAGACGGCCCTCAAGACGCACGGTGCCGGCGCACTCTAA
- a CDS encoding NAD(P)/FAD-dependent oxidoreductase: MVDADQTFVIVGGGLAGAKAAETLRAEGFNGRVILIGDERDHPYERPPLSKGYLTGAKERDSVFVHEAAWYAGHDIELHLGQSVTAVDREARTVRLGDGTVIRYDKLLLATGAEPRRLDVPGTELAGVHHLRRLAHADRLRQVLTGLGRDNGHLVIAGAGWIGLEVAAAARGYGAEVTVVESDPTPLHRVLGPELGQLFADLHSDHGVRFHFGARLTEIVGQDGMVLAVRTDDGEEHPAHAVLAAIGAAPRTALAENSGLALVDRADGGGIAVDESLRTSDPDVYAAGDVAAAHHPLLHTRLRVEHWANALNGGPAAARAMLGQPVSYDRVPYFFSDQYDLGMEYSGWAPPGSYDQVVVRGDTGKREFIAFWLKEGRVLAGMNVNVWDVTEPIQRLIRSRKAVDADALADSSVPLESLVP, translated from the coding sequence GTGGTCGACGCAGATCAGACCTTTGTCATCGTCGGCGGGGGCCTGGCAGGGGCCAAAGCGGCGGAGACCCTGCGCGCCGAGGGGTTCAACGGCCGGGTGATCCTCATCGGCGACGAACGTGACCACCCCTACGAGCGCCCACCCCTCTCCAAGGGGTATCTCACCGGCGCCAAGGAACGCGACAGCGTCTTCGTCCACGAGGCCGCCTGGTACGCGGGCCACGACATCGAACTGCACCTCGGGCAGTCCGTCACCGCCGTCGACCGCGAGGCCCGCACCGTGCGCCTCGGCGACGGCACCGTCATCCGCTACGACAAGCTGCTCCTCGCCACCGGCGCCGAGCCCCGCCGCCTCGACGTCCCCGGCACCGAACTCGCCGGCGTCCACCATCTGCGCCGGCTCGCCCACGCCGACCGGCTCCGCCAGGTCCTCACCGGCCTCGGCCGCGACAACGGCCACCTGGTCATCGCCGGAGCCGGCTGGATCGGCCTGGAGGTCGCCGCCGCCGCCCGCGGCTACGGCGCCGAGGTCACCGTCGTCGAGTCCGACCCCACCCCGCTGCACCGGGTCCTCGGCCCCGAGCTCGGCCAGCTCTTCGCCGACCTCCACAGCGACCACGGCGTCCGCTTCCACTTCGGCGCCCGGCTCACCGAGATCGTCGGCCAGGACGGCATGGTCCTCGCCGTCCGCACCGACGACGGCGAGGAGCACCCGGCGCACGCCGTGCTCGCCGCGATCGGCGCCGCCCCCCGCACCGCCCTCGCCGAGAACTCCGGGCTCGCCCTCGTCGACCGCGCCGACGGCGGCGGCATCGCCGTCGACGAGTCGCTGCGCACCTCCGACCCCGACGTGTACGCCGCCGGGGACGTGGCCGCCGCCCACCACCCGCTGCTCCACACCCGGCTGCGCGTCGAGCACTGGGCCAACGCCCTGAACGGCGGCCCGGCCGCCGCCCGCGCCATGCTCGGACAGCCCGTCTCCTACGACCGCGTCCCCTACTTCTTCTCCGACCAGTACGACCTGGGCATGGAGTACTCCGGCTGGGCGCCCCCCGGCTCGTACGACCAGGTCGTCGTCCGCGGCGACACCGGCAAGCGCGAGTTCATCGCCTTCTGGCTCAAGGAGGGCCGGGTCCTCGCCGGCATGAACGTGAACGTGTGGGACGTCACAGAGCCGATCCAGCGGCTCATCCGCTCCCGCAAGGCCGTGGATGCCGACGCCCTCGCCGATTCCTCCGTCCCCCTGGAGAGCCTGGTTCCGTAG
- a CDS encoding deoxyguanosinetriphosphate triphosphohydrolase: protein MEGITDSADSADIKDTPDPTHLTGTPGYDSAATERWAAEPDKRPGRTAFQRDRARVLHSAALRRLAGKTQVVTPGTRGHAWDASPRTRLTHSLECAQVGRELGAALGCDPDLVEAACLSHDMGHPPFGHNGEQALNDVAEDCGGFEGNAQSLRLLTRIEPKRFVKDDEGELVSVGLNLTRAALDAATKYPWPRGGHPEDPGSPKFGVYEDDLPVFEWIRRGAPADRKCFEAQVMDWSDDVAYSVHDFEDGLHAGHIDPNLLLAEPERADIWAVAIGRYVPGDTDPQELAEALDRLLDQEWWPHGYDGSAVAQARLKDATSQLIGRFCLAAEGATREAYGSGRLTRYGAALVVPREARNECAVLKAVADRYVMQRPQQEALRADQRVVVAELAEALVVRAPDGLEPQFRSLFDTARDDRARKRVIIDQIASLTDASARALHAHLRPHRA from the coding sequence ATGGAAGGCATCACAGACAGCGCGGACAGCGCGGACATCAAGGACACCCCGGACCCCACGCACCTCACCGGCACCCCGGGGTACGACTCGGCCGCCACCGAGCGCTGGGCCGCCGAGCCCGACAAACGCCCCGGCCGCACCGCCTTCCAGCGCGACCGCGCCCGCGTGCTGCACTCCGCCGCGCTCCGCAGGCTCGCCGGCAAGACACAGGTCGTCACCCCGGGAACCCGGGGCCATGCCTGGGACGCCAGCCCCCGCACCCGGCTCACCCACTCCCTGGAGTGCGCCCAGGTCGGCCGCGAGCTGGGCGCCGCCCTCGGCTGCGACCCCGACCTCGTCGAGGCCGCCTGCCTCTCCCACGACATGGGCCACCCGCCCTTCGGGCACAACGGCGAGCAGGCGCTCAACGACGTCGCCGAGGACTGCGGCGGCTTCGAGGGGAACGCCCAGTCGCTCCGCCTCCTCACCCGCATCGAGCCCAAGCGCTTCGTGAAGGACGACGAGGGGGAACTGGTCAGCGTCGGGCTCAACCTCACCCGGGCCGCGCTCGACGCCGCCACCAAGTACCCCTGGCCGCGCGGCGGACACCCCGAGGACCCCGGCTCGCCCAAGTTCGGCGTGTACGAGGACGACCTGCCCGTCTTCGAATGGATCAGGCGCGGCGCCCCCGCCGACCGCAAGTGCTTCGAGGCCCAGGTCATGGACTGGTCCGACGACGTGGCCTACTCGGTGCACGACTTCGAGGACGGTCTGCACGCCGGGCACATCGACCCCAACCTGCTGCTCGCCGAGCCCGAGCGCGCCGACATCTGGGCGGTCGCCATCGGCCGCTACGTACCCGGGGACACCGACCCGCAGGAGCTGGCCGAGGCCCTCGACCGGCTCCTCGACCAGGAGTGGTGGCCGCACGGCTACGACGGCTCGGCCGTCGCCCAGGCCCGCCTCAAGGACGCCACCAGCCAGCTCATCGGCCGCTTCTGCCTGGCCGCCGAGGGCGCCACCCGGGAGGCCTACGGTTCCGGGCGCCTCACGCGCTACGGCGCCGCACTCGTCGTCCCCCGTGAGGCGCGCAACGAGTGCGCGGTCCTCAAGGCCGTCGCCGACCGGTACGTGATGCAGCGCCCCCAGCAGGAGGCCCTCCGCGCCGACCAGCGCGTCGTCGTCGCCGAACTCGCCGAGGCCCTCGTCGTCCGCGCCCCCGACGGCCTCGAACCCCAGTTCCGGTCCCTCTTCGACACGGCCCGCGACGACCGGGCCCGCAAGCGCGTCATCATCGACCAGATCGCCTCCCTCACCGACGCCTCCGCCCGAGCCCTCCACGCCCACCTCCGCCCGCACCGCGCGTAG
- a CDS encoding sirohydrochlorin chelatase: MTEPDSTFAHAAGLLGRITEQLGLQLGQVRPYGPRPRKHGEEVSPPMTTPTLVAVGHGSRDPRARATLNRLLGRVRELRPGLDVRLAHIELNAPLLDATLTELAAEGRDAVLVPLLLAPGHHVTHDLPAALAAVPALRARVAGPLGAHPLLVEALADRLARAGWTPEDGTSRSAGVVLASAGSRDPRSAAEIRGIAALLAERLGGVPVVPAYASAAAPTVPEAVRALAARGRHRVAVASCFTAPGLFAARAAADAPWIASAPLGAHPALARLVLHRYDTSLGRTTPRRELATV, from the coding sequence ATGACGGAGCCGGACAGTACCTTCGCCCACGCCGCCGGGCTGCTCGGCAGGATCACCGAGCAGCTCGGACTCCAGCTCGGCCAGGTGCGTCCGTACGGCCCCCGGCCGCGGAAGCACGGCGAGGAGGTGTCCCCGCCCATGACCACGCCCACCCTCGTTGCCGTCGGCCACGGCAGCCGCGACCCCCGCGCCCGCGCCACCCTGAACCGGCTCCTCGGCCGGGTCCGTGAGCTGCGGCCAGGGCTCGACGTGCGGCTCGCGCACATCGAGCTGAACGCCCCGCTCCTCGACGCCACGCTCACGGAACTGGCCGCCGAGGGCCGGGACGCCGTACTCGTCCCGCTGCTCCTCGCCCCCGGCCACCACGTCACCCACGACCTGCCCGCCGCCCTCGCCGCCGTACCCGCCCTCCGGGCCCGCGTCGCCGGACCGCTCGGCGCGCACCCGCTCCTCGTCGAGGCCCTCGCCGACCGGCTCGCCCGGGCCGGCTGGACCCCCGAGGACGGCACCTCCCGCTCCGCCGGCGTCGTCCTCGCCTCCGCCGGATCCCGCGACCCCCGCTCCGCCGCCGAGATCCGCGGCATCGCCGCGCTCCTCGCCGAACGGCTCGGCGGCGTCCCGGTCGTCCCCGCGTACGCCTCCGCCGCCGCCCCCACCGTCCCCGAGGCGGTCCGCGCCCTCGCCGCCAGGGGCCGCCACCGGGTCGCCGTCGCCTCCTGCTTCACCGCCCCCGGCCTCTTCGCCGCCCGCGCCGCCGCCGACGCCCCCTGGATCGCCTCCGCCCCGCTCGGCGCCCACCCGGCGCTGGCCCGGCTGGTCCTCCACCGCTACGACACCTCCCTGGGGCGCACCACCCCGAGGCGGGAACTCGCCACCGTCTGA
- a CDS encoding aquaporin: MRMSPPALPRRVAAEFIGTGALVAVVVGSGIRADSLSQDIGVRLLANAAASALGLGLLIALIGPLSGAHFNPVVTLSEWWSGRPERGGREAAAYIGAQVTGAVAGALLAEAMFGRTPGTAWATEPRTAPHLLLGEAVATAGLVLVVRGLRHIGRPSLAPVAVAGYIGAAIWFTSSGSFANPAATVGRAFTDSFTGIAPASVPAFAAAQLLGMLLGMGLAGVLYGTTRTSGEPNPADARRTG, translated from the coding sequence ATGAGAATGTCCCCGCCCGCGCTCCCCCGGCGTGTCGCCGCCGAGTTCATCGGCACCGGCGCCCTCGTCGCCGTCGTCGTCGGCTCCGGCATCCGCGCCGACTCCCTGAGCCAGGACATCGGTGTCCGGCTGCTCGCCAACGCCGCCGCCTCCGCCCTCGGCCTCGGGCTGCTCATCGCCCTGATCGGGCCGCTCTCCGGCGCCCACTTCAACCCCGTCGTGACCCTCTCCGAGTGGTGGTCCGGGCGCCCCGAGCGCGGGGGCCGCGAGGCCGCCGCCTACATCGGCGCCCAGGTCACCGGCGCCGTCGCCGGGGCCCTGCTCGCCGAGGCCATGTTCGGGCGGACGCCCGGCACAGCCTGGGCCACCGAGCCCCGCACGGCGCCCCATCTGCTGCTCGGCGAGGCCGTCGCCACCGCCGGTCTCGTCCTCGTCGTACGGGGCCTGCGCCACATCGGGCGCCCCTCCCTCGCCCCGGTCGCCGTCGCCGGCTACATCGGCGCGGCCATCTGGTTCACCTCGTCCGGGTCCTTCGCCAACCCGGCGGCCACCGTCGGCCGCGCCTTCACCGACTCCTTCACCGGGATCGCGCCCGCCTCCGTGCCCGCCTTCGCCGCCGCCCAACTGCTCGGCATGCTGCTCGGGATGGGCCTGGCCGGTGTGTTGTACGGAACAACCCGCACGTCCGGCGAACCGAATCCCGCCGACGCGCGTCGGACGGGGTGA